The following coding sequences are from one Panthera leo isolate Ple1 chromosome E1, P.leo_Ple1_pat1.1, whole genome shotgun sequence window:
- the SRSF1 gene encoding serine/arginine-rich splicing factor 1: protein MSGGGVIRGPAGNNDCRIYVGNLPPDIRTKDIEDVFYKYGAIRDIDLKNRRGGPPFAFVEFEDPRDAEDAVYGRDGYDYDGYRLRVEFPRSGRGTGRGGGGGGGGGAPRGRYGPPSRRSENRVVVSGLPPSGSWQDLKDHMREAGDVCYADVYRDGTGVVEFVRKEDMTYAVRKLDNTKFRSHEGETAYIRVKVDGPRSPSYGRSRSRSRSRSRSRSRSNSRSRSYSPRRSRGSPRYSPRHSRSRSHISEEMD, encoded by the exons ATGTCGGGAGGTGGTGTGATTCGTGGCCCGGCAGGGAACAACGATTGCCGCATCTACGTGGGTAACTTACCTCCAGACATCCGAACCAAGGACATTGAGGACGTGTTCTACAAATACGGTGCTATCCGTGACATCGATCTCAAGAATCGCCGCGGAGGACCGCCCTTCGCCTTCGTTGAGTTCGAGGACCCTCG AGACGCGGAAGACGCGGTATATGGTCGCGACGGCTATGATTACGATGGATACCGTCTGCGGGTGGAGTTTCCTCGAAGCGGCCGTGGCACCGGCCGAGGCGGCGGCGGGGGTGGAGGTGGCGGGGCTCCCCGAGGCCGCTATGGCCCCCCATCCAGGCGTTCTGAAAACAGAGTGGTTGTCTCTG gACTGCCTCCAAGTGGAAGCTGGCAGGATCTGAAGGATCACATGCGTGAAGCAGGTGATGTATGTTATGCTGATGTTTACCGAGATGGCACTGGTGTCGTGGAGTTTGTACGGAAAGAAGATATGACCTATGCAGTTCGAAAACTGGATAACACTAAGTTTAGATCCCATGAG GGAGAAACTGCCTACATCCGGGTTAAAGTTGATGGGCCCAGAAGTCCAAGTTATGGAAGATCACGATCTCGAAGCCGTAGTCGTAGCAGAAGCCGTAGCAGAAGCAACAGCAGGAGTCGCAGTTATTCCCCAAGGAGAAGCAGAGGATCACCACGCTATTCTCCCCGTCATAGCAGATCTCGCTCTC ACATATCTGAAGAGATGGATTAA